Proteins co-encoded in one Saccharomyces cerevisiae S288C chromosome II, complete sequence genomic window:
- the PGI1 gene encoding glucose-6-phosphate isomerase (Glycolytic enzyme phosphoglucose isomerase; catalyzes the interconversion of glucose-6-phosphate and fructose-6-phosphate; required for cell cycle progression and completion of the gluconeogenic events of sporulation): MSNNSFTNFKLATELPAWSKLQKIYESQGKTLSVKQEFQKDAKRFEKLNKTFTNYDGSKILFDYSKNLVNDEIIAALIELAKEANVTGLRDAMFKGEHINSTEDRAVYHVALRNRANKPMYVDGVNVAPEVDSVLKHMKEFSEQVRSGEWKGYTGKKITDVVNIGIGGSDLGPVMVTEALKHYAGVLDVHFVSNIDGTHIAETLKVVDPETTLFLIASKTFTTAETITNANTAKNWFLSKTGNDPSHIAKHFAALSTNETEVAKFGIDTKNMFGFESWVGGRYSVWSAIGLSVALYIGYDNFEAFLKGAEAVDNHFTQTPLEDNIPLLGGLLSVWYNNFFGAQTHLVAPFDQYLHRFPAYLQQLSMESNGKSVTRGNVFTDYSTGSILFGEPATNAQHSFFQLVHQGTKLIPSDFILAAQSHNPIENKLHQKMLASNFFAQAEALMVGKDEEQVKAEGATGGLVPHKVFSGNRPTTSILAQKITPATLGALIAYYEHVTFTEGAIWNINSFDQWGVELGKVLAKVIGKELDNSSTISTHDASTNGLINQFKEWM; this comes from the coding sequence ATGTCCAATAACTCATTCACTAACTTCAAACTGGCCACTGAATTGCCAGCCTGGTCTAAGttgcaaaaaatttatgaaTCTCAAGGTAAGACTTTGTCTGTCAAGCAAGAATTCCAAAAAGATGCCAAGcgttttgaaaaattgaacaagACTTTCACCAACTATGATGGTTCCAAAATCTTGTTCGACTACTCAAAGAACTTGGTCAACGATGAAATCATTGCTGCATTGATTGAACTGGCCAAGGAGGCTAACGTCACCGGTTTGAGAGATGCTATGTTCAAAGGTGAACACATCAACTCCACTGAAGATCGTGCTGTCTACCACGTCGCATTGAGAAACAGAGCTAACAAGCCAATGTACGTTGATGGTGTCAACGTTGCTCCAGAAGTCGACTCTGTCTTGAAGCACATGAAGGAGTTCTCTGAACAAGTTCGTTCTGGTGAATGGAAGGGTTATACCGGTAAGAAGATCACCGATGTTGTTAACATCGGTATTGGTGGTTCCGATTTGGGTCCAGTCATGGTCACTGAGGCTTTGAAGCACTACGCTGGTGTCTTGGATGTCCACTTCGTTTCCAACATTGACGGTACTCACATTGCTGAAACCTTGAAGGTTGTTGACCCAGAAACTACTTTGTTTTTGATTGCTTCCAAGACTTTCACTACCGCTGAAACTATCACTAACGCTAACACTGCCAAGAACTGGTTCTTGTCGAAGACAGGTAATGATCCATCTCACATTGCTAAGCATTTCGCTGCTTTGTCCACTAACGAAACCGAAGTTGCCAAGTTCGGTATTGACACCAAAAACATGTTTGGTTTCGAAAGTTGGGTCGGTGGTCGTTACTCTGTCTGGTCGGCTATTGGTTTGTCTGTTGCCTTGTACATTGGCTATGACAACTTTGAGGCTTTCTTGAAGGGTGCTGAAGCCGTCGACAACCACTTCACCCAAACCCCATTGGAAGACAACATTCCATTGTTGGGTGGTTTGTTGTCTGTCTGGTACAACAACTTCTTTGGTGCTCAAACCCATTTGGTTGCTCCATTCGACCAATACTTGCACAGATTCCCAGCCTACTTGCAACAATTGTCAATGGAATCTAACGGTAAGTCTGTTACCAGAGGTAACGTGTTTACTGACTACTCTACTGGTTCTATCTTGTTTGGTGAACCAGCTACCAACGCTCAACACTCTTTCTTCCAATTGGTTCACCAAGGTACCAAGTTGATTCCATCTGATTTCATCTTAGCTGCTCAATCTCATAACCCAATTGAGAACAAATTACATCAAAAGATGTTGGCTTCAAACTTCTTTGCTCAAGCTGAAGCTTTAATGGTTGGTAAGGATGAAGAACAAGTTAAGGCTGAAGGTGCCACTGGTGGTTTGGTCCCACACAAGGTCTTCTCAGGTAACAGACCAACTACCTCTATCTTGGCTCAAAAGATTACTCCAGCTACTTTGGGTGCTTTGATTGCCTACTACGAACATGTTACTTTCACTGAAGGTGCCATTTGGAATATCAACTCTTTCGACCAATGGGGTGTTGAATTGGGTAAAGTCTTGGCTAAAGTCATCGGCAAGGAATTGGACAACTCCTCCACCATTTCTACCCACGATGCTTCTACCAACGGTTTAATCAATCAATTCAAGGAATGGATGTGA
- a CDS encoding uncharacterized protein (hypothetical protein; identified by fungal homology and RT-PCR; ORF emerged de novo in thymine-rich ancestral non-genic region, accumulated substantial changes under positive selection, and progressively increased its transmembrane propensity to give rise to a protein that integrates into the endoplasmic reticulum (ER) membrane while retaining potential for adaptive change) — MSRVYIYPLTVFYFFAIEMSVFCYYNWFYRRNFPYLFRPIFPFLIVLIS, encoded by the coding sequence ATGTCCCGTGTCTATATATATCCATTGACGgtattctatttttttgctattGAAATGAGCGTTTTTTGTTACTACAATTGGTTTTACAGACGGAATTTTCCCTATTTGTTTCGTCccatttttccttttctcaTTGTTCTCATATCTTAA
- a CDS encoding uncharacterized protein (hypothetical protein; identified by expression profiling and mass spectrometry), producing MWVVLSKEKILLKKAYYAKTILFSALVLRGVRGE from the coding sequence ATGTGGGTAGtactttcaaaagaaaaaatattactgAAGAAGGCATACTACGCCAAGACTATTTTATTCTCAGCACTTGTCCTACGTGGGGTTAGAGGCGAGTAA
- a CDS encoding uncharacterized protein (hypothetical protein; green fluorescent protein (GFP)-fusion protein localizes to the cytoplasm and nucleus; YBR197C is not an essential gene; relative distribution to the nucleus increases upon DNA replication stress; YBR197C has a paralog, YPL077C, that arose from the whole genome duplication): MGVKQTPPVQVKVSDADSTNRRKSSSQEGNPQLVQLKAKSDKDKRKGSSDSTASIMGSSNALPTKNLTTPPALNPLTTSISRGNTAYERSVNGSRITMHSNLAPTETQDVSWSEIDTLDDVKKMAKEPIVNDGFPRDFESNLTQMRKSHAQLLRLMRERNQRLKYAKLRSPPHKDQHNSATNKDQEPDEVLHDPEIALDGEKYVSQVVDTIKDVHRC; the protein is encoded by the coding sequence ATGGGAGTGAAGCAAACCCCACCAGTCCAGGTGAAAGTAAGCGACGCGGATTCCACCAACAGAAGGAAATCTAGTAGCCAGGAAGGAAACCCTCAGCTGGTTCAATTAAAGGCAAAGAGCGAcaaagataaaagaaagGGATCTTCAGATTCCACTGCCTCTATAATGGGCAGTTCCAACGCACTTCCGACCAAAAACCTAACCACGCCTCCAGCACTAAACCCCTTAACGACCAGCATTAGTAGGGGTAATACTGCATACGAAAGAAGCGTAAATGGTAGCCGTATAACAATGCACTCAAACCTGGCACCTACGGAGACGCAAGACGTATCATGGTCTGAAATCGATACACTGGATGATGTGAAGAAGATGGCGAAAGAACCTATCGTCAACGACGGGTTCCCACGAGATTTTGAGAGCAATCTCACGCAAATGCGCAAGTCGCACGCTCAACTACTGCGATTAATGAGGGAAAGAAATCAGCGACTAAAGTATGCCAAGCTGAGGAGCCCTCCTCATAAGGATCAGCATAATTCTGCCACGAATAAAGATCAAGAACCAGACGAGGTATTGCATGACCCGGAAATCGCACTTGACGGTGAGAAGTACGTGAGCCAAGTTGTCGATACTATTAAAGATGTTCACCGATGCTGA
- the TAF5 gene encoding chromatin modification protein (Subunit (90 kDa) of TFIID and SAGA complexes; involved in RNA polymerase II transcription initiation and in chromatin modification): MSQKQSTNQNQNGTHQPQPVKNQRTNNAAGANSGQQPQQQSQGQSQQQGRSNGPFSASDLNRIVLEYLNKKGYHRTEAMLRAESGRTLTPQNKQSPANTKTGKFPEQSSIPPNPGKTAKPISNPTNLSSKRDAEGGIVSSGRLEGLNAPENYIRAYSMLKNWVDSSLEIYKPELSYIMYPIFIYLFLNLVAKNPVYARRFFDRFSPDFKDFHGSEINRLFSVNSIDHIKENEVASAFQSHKYRITMSKTTLNLLLYFLNENESIGGSLIISVINQHLDPNIVESVTAREKLADGIKVLSDSENGNGKQNLEMNSVPVKLGPFPKDEEFVKEIETELKIKDDQEKQLNQQTAGDNYSGANNRTLLQEYKAMNNEKFKDNTGDDDKDKIKDKIAKDEEKKESELKVDGEKKDSNLSSPARDILPLPPKTALDLKLEIQKVKESRDAIKLDNLQLALPSVCMYTFQNTNKDMSCLDFSDDCRIAAAGFQDSYIKIWSLDGSSLNNPNIALNNNDKDEDPTCKTLVGHSGTVYSTSFSPDNKYLLSGSEDKTVRLWSMDTHTALVSYKGHNHPVWDVSFSPLGHYFATASHDQTARLWSCDHIYPLRIFAGHLNDVDCVSFHPNGCYVFTGSSDKTCRMWDVSTGDSVRLFLGHTAPVISIAVCPDGRWLSTGSEDGIINVWDIGTGKRLKQMRGHGKNAIYSLSYSKEGNVLISGGADHTVRVWDLKKATTEPSAEPDEPFIGYLGDVTASINQDIKEYGRRRTVIPTSDLVASFYTKKTPVFKVKFSRSNLALAGGAFRP, translated from the coding sequence atGTCACAGAAGCAAAGTACGAATCAGAATCAAAATGGCACGCATCAGCCACAACCAGTAAAGAATCAACGAACTAATAATGCTGCTGGCGCCAATTCCGGCCAGCAGCCACAGCAACAGAGTCAAGGCCAGTCTCAACAGCAGGGGAGGTCCAATGGTCCGTTTTCGGCGTCAGACTTGAATAGAATTGTCCTAGAGTACCTGAATAAAAAGGGATACCACCGTACAGAGGCCATGCTGAGAGCCGAGAGTGGACGTACACTAACACCTCAAAACAAACAATCACCAGCAAATACTAAAACAGGTAAATTTCCTGAACAATCATCAATTCCTCCGAACCCCGGGAAGACAGCTAAACCCATAAGCAATCCAACTAATTTGTCATCCAAGAGAGATGCAGAAGGTGGTATAGTATCTAGCGGGCGACTAGAAGGGCTCAACGCACCTGAAAATTATATACGTGCATATTCAATGTTGAAAAACTGGGTAGATTCGTCGCTGGAAATTTACAAGCCGGAACTAAGCTACATCATGTACCCAATattcatttatttatttttaaatttggTGGCCAAAAATCCTGTTTACGCCCGTCGTTTCTTTGATAGATTTTCTCCCGATTTTAAGGACTTCCATGGCTCAGAAATTAATAGACTTTTCAGTGTCAATTCTATAGATCACATCAAGGAAAATGAGGTCGCAAGTGCTTTCCAATCTCACAAGTACAGAATTACTATGTCTAAAACCACTTTAAATCTTCtcttatattttttgaatgaaaatgagagTATTGGAGGTTCATTAATAATTAGTGTAATAAATCAGCACCTAGATCCAAATATTGTAGAATCAGTAACCGCAAGGGAAAAATTGGCTGATGGAATAAAAGTTCTCAGTGATAGTGAAAACGGAAATGGTAAACAAAATTTAGAAATGAATTCTGTTCCTGTCAAGCTGGGACCTTTCCCAAAAGACGAGGAGTTTGTTAAGGAGATTGAAActgaattgaaaattaaGGATGATCAAGAGAAACAACTAAATCAACAAACTGCAGGTGACAATTACAGTGGAGCCAACAATAGAACCTTATTGCAAGAATATAAAGCTATGAATAACGAAAAATTTAAGGATAATACTGGCGACGATGATAAAGACAAAATTAAAGATAAAATCGCCAAAgatgaggaaaaaaaagagagcGAATTGAAGGTGgatggtgaaaaaaaagacagcAATTTATCTTCGCCAGCACGTGATATTTTACCTTTACCACCAAAGACGGCACTAGATTTGAAGTTGGAGATTCAGAAGGTCAAGGAATCTCGTGATGCCATCAAACTAGATAATTTACAGTTGGCCTTACCAAGCGTGTGCATGTATACATTCCAAAACACAAATAAAGACATGTCATGTTTAGATTTCAGTGATGATTGTAGGATAGCGGCTGCTGGCTTTCAAGACAGTTATATCAAGATCTGGTCACTCGACGGCTCATCACTTAATAATCCTAACATCGCGTTAAATAACAACGACAAGGATGAAGACCCAACGTGTAAAACTTTGGTGGGGCACAGTGGTACAGTATATTCAACAAGTTTCAGTCCGGATAATAAGTATTTACTTTCTGGTTCTGAAGATAAAACCGTCAGGCTATGGTCCATGGATACTCACACCGCGCTAGTAAGCTATAAGGGCCATAATCACCCTGTGTGGGATGTTAGTTTCTCCCCGCTAGGCCATTATTTCGCCACTGCATCGCACGACCAAACCGCAAGGTTATGGTCATGCGATCACATATATCCATTAAGAATATTTGCAGGACATTTAAATGATGTTGATTGTGTGTCATTTCATCCGAACGGTTGCTATGTGTTTACGGGATCCAGCGATAAGACGTGTCGAATGTGGGACGTTTCTACAGGCGACTCGGTTAGGTTATTTCTTGGACATACTGCGCCCGTCATTTCTATTGCTGTTTGTCCAGATGGTAGGTGGTTGTCCACTGGTAGCGAAGATGGTATTATTAATGTATGGGATATTGGTACCGGCAAAAGGTTGAAACAAATGCGTGGCCATGGTAAGAATGCCATTTATTCCTTATCATATAGCAAAGAGGGAAACGTACTTATTAGTGGAGGTGCCGATCATACAGTCCGTGTATgggatttgaaaaaggccACTACTGAGCCAAGCGCAGAACCAGATGAGCCATTCATTGGATACTTGGGTGACGTTACTGCATCTATAAACCAAgatataaaagaatatgGTCGCAGAAGAACAGTAATACCTACAAGCGATTTAGTAGCGTCGTTCTACACCAAAAAGACGCCTGTTTTTAAGGTCAAGTTCAGCAGAAGCAATTTAGCCCTTGCAGGAGGTGCTTTCAGGCCATAA